The Spirosoma oryzicola region AGCTCGGCTACGAGTCGCGGGGCATCAGCTCGGATCTGGATCAGGATGAACGCGAAATTGTCCTGCGCGATTTCAAAAATAAGGCGTTTCCGATTCTGGTGGCTACCGATGTGTTGTCGCGCGGTATCGATATTGATAACCTGACGCACGTTGTTAATTACGATATTCCCCGTGATGCCGAAGATTATGTGCACCGGATTGGCCGGACAGCGCGGGCGGCTACAACGGGCACGGCGATCACGTTTATCAGCGATCAGGAGCAGAAACGGATTGTCAGTATTGAAAAGCTCATTGAGCGGGAAGTTGAAAAACGATCGATCACGGAGGAATTGGGTATGGGTAAATCACCCCTATTTGAGCCTCGGCGATTTGGTGGAAGAGACCATCGGGGCGATGGTGGTCGCGGAAGTAGCCGTAACAATAAGTCGGGTCGAAAAAATAATCACGCCAGAAGCCGGGATGCGCAGCAACCGTCTGAGGCCATCGCTACACCAGTAGGCGACCAGCCCGCTGACAAAACGGCGAAGCCGCCCCGTAGAAAGCCCAAGCCTCGTCCCGTTGCCCCAGCCGGTGATCCATCAACGAATCTTTCGGCTGAAGCTACTGAATCGGTATCCCCGGTTGTTGCAGAAGGACAGGCTGCTGATAAACCCAAACGACGCAAAAAACGTCGGCGTGGACCGAAAGGTGAAAAACCGGAGGGCACAGCGCAGTCTACGGCTCCTGTTTCGACCGTAGAATAAGTAATAAAGGTACTGAATGCCGATAAGCAGGGAGACTACTCTCTGCTTTTTTTGTGCACTTCAGGCTAGTAGTGAACCGCTTACAACAGGTTTGCCACGTACCAAATGTTGCGAGCAGAACGGGTT contains the following coding sequences:
- a CDS encoding DEAD/DEAH box helicase → MNYLQATPIQEMAIPKILAGQDLIASAQTGTGKTAAYLIPLLDRISHAEHDHTSTLILVPTRELAKQIDEQVEGFGYFVQVNSTAIYGGGKGDDWDKQRKALETGADIIIATPGRLIAHMQLGYVSFDKIDYLVLDEADKMLDMGFSDDILNIVNKLPTKRQTLLFSATMPNKIREFSQRILKDPEEIRLAVSKPAAGIDQQFYMAYDNQKLPLLAHLIKNSATPVQSMVLFTSRKSEVNGIVRALSKLGYESRGISSDLDQDEREIVLRDFKNKAFPILVATDVLSRGIDIDNLTHVVNYDIPRDAEDYVHRIGRTARAATTGTAITFISDQEQKRIVSIEKLIEREVEKRSITEELGMGKSPLFEPRRFGGRDHRGDGGRGSSRNNKSGRKNNHARSRDAQQPSEAIATPVGDQPADKTAKPPRRKPKPRPVAPAGDPSTNLSAEATESVSPVVAEGQAADKPKRRKKRRRGPKGEKPEGTAQSTAPVSTVE